The nucleotide window ATTTCTTGCTGTTATTAAAGCTGTTCTTATTGGTGTTTGTTCTTCTGAATATTTTGCTTGTATGTTTGAAATAACTCTTAATAATTGAGCAAAAGGTCCTGTTTTCATAGGATTTGAAGCATTTTGTTTTTCATATTCTAAAAATGCGTTTAATCCTTGTGTTTTGTAAATAACTTCTGATTCTTCTGAAAATAAAACTGCATCTCCATCAAAAGCTATTTTTACTTGATTTGAAAATTCATCTTCCTCATTTTCATAAGGTAATATTCTAGCTGCTGCTATTCCTTCATTTATTGCATCTTGAACATCTTGTTCATTTGCAGATAAAAATAAATCAACTTTAAATGGTTTTAAATATTTTGAAATATCACTTCCTCCACTCCAAGCTGATCTTGCAATATCAAGTTTATATTTTTCTATTGATTTAGTAATTCTTAAACTTGTTGCTGAATTATTTCTTGACATAATAATAACTTCAACTTGTTTATCATTTGGAAAATCATTATTTATTCTTAGTAAATTTTTTACAAGTCTAAAACCTGTCCCTTTTTTAAGTTGTATATCTTCATTTTCAATTTGATATTTATAATATTCATCAAGACCTTTTTCTTCGAATATTTTATTTTCATCTTCTAAATTAAATAAAGCCCTTGAGGAAATTGCAATAACTAATTTTTTATTTAAATCATATCCCAAAATAGTATCCTTATATTTTTTTTATTATACAAATTTTATAGAAAAAAAAGCATAAATCATTTAAAATCAAAGATAATTTTTAAGTAAGAGAGAATATGAAAAAACTTTACATTATAAGACATACAAAAAAAGAAAATGAAGATTTAAACCAAGATGATTATGATAGAGAATTGTCAGAAGAAGGGATTGAAGAAGCAAAAAAAATAGCTATAAAGTTTGCAAAAAAAAAGCCTAATATTGATTTAATAGTTTCAAGTCCAGCAAAAAGAACTAGACAAACAGCAGAAATATTTGCAGAAATATTAAATTATAATAAAAGTATTATGCTAAATGAAGTTTTATATATGGCATTTGTAAATGAATTACTTGAAACAATATCTTATACCTATGATACTGTTGATTCTATGATAATAGTAGGACATAATCCATCATTAACAGCTCTTGCTATAACTTTAGTTGGTTTTAAAGAGAAATTTGAAATGGGAGCAATTATGGAAATAGAATTTGATTGTAATAGTTGGATTGATATTTCTAAAGAAAACGCAAAACTGATAAATTATACTTTATCAAATTAAATAAGAAAAGTTAAAAACTTTTTCTTATTTATTCCAAATTTTTATTCAAAAGAACAACTGAAGCTAACTTTGTAAGTTCTTTTAATGTTTCTTTATTTAATTCTTGTTCTCCAACAACTGATGAAAATATCTCTGTAAAATTTTCCCTTGCCCAAGATCTAAGTTCAATTGCTGTCATAAATTTCTTTGTTGATAAAACTTTACCTTTGCTATTTGTAATAGTAACTTTTGCACTATCATTATTTTCAAAATTACCTTTTATTCCATCATTATTTGATATTTGATAACTTACTTTTGCCTGATATAATTTACCTTTTACAATAGAACCATCATCAATAACTTTCCTTGGGAAACCTGTTTCTTTAAAAAAACCATCCCATTGATCAGCAAATAAAGTAGAAAAACTAAATACCATAAAAATAAAAAATAAACTTTTTTTCATTTATTAACCTTTTTATTTACCTAAACAAAATTCACCAAACATAACATCTAACATTTCATCATTTTCATAAGGTCTAGTAATTGATGAAATATTTCCTAAGGCTTCTGTTATAAAGTGAGCAAAAAATTCTAATTCTCCACTTACTAAAGGTTCTTTAGCAAGATTGATATTATACAATGTATCTTCAACTGATGTAACTTGTCTTTTTGAGATTAAAGTCATTTCATCACTATGTGTATTTGAATCTAAAAAATTCTCAACTTTTTTTATAAGTGGATTTATATCTTCTTTTGTTGAAAGTTCAATAAAATCCATAAGATTTGACTTATCAAATTTATTTTCTAAATCAGATTTATTTAAAACTTTTATTATCTCTTTATTTAAATTTTCATTTATTAATTCTAATATTTTTTTATCTTCATCATCACAAATTTTACTATTATCAAATAAAGCTATTACAATATCTGCTTCATTTATTGTTTGAATTGATTTTTCAATTCCAATCTTTTCAATTATATCACTCGCTGTTCTAATACCAGCTGTGTCAACTATTTTGATAATATGTGTACCAATTCTTACTGATTCTTCTATTGTGTCTCTTGTTGTTCCTGCAATATCACTAATAATAGCTCTATCATAGTTTAAAAGTTTATTTAAAAGTGAAGATTTCCCAACATTTGGTTTTCCAATAATTGCTACTTTAAACCCTTCAATCATTCCTTCTCGTCTACGACTAGCTTCCAAGGTATTTGATAGTTTTAAAATAATTTTTTGAATTTTATTCTCTATTTGATCAAAAATATCAGAAGGTAAATCCTCTTCTGCATAATCAATAGATACTTCTGTATAAGCTAACATAAAAAGTAAATCTTCTCTAATTTCATTTACAAAATTTGTTAACTCCCCTTTTAATTGCCGAGCAAGTAATTTAACAGCATCCGCACTTCTTGCTTCTATGATTTTTGATATTGCTTCTGCTTTAGTTAAATCTATTTTATTATTAAAAAATGCTCTTTTTGAAAATTCACCTGGATTTGCTAATCTTGCACCATATTTTAAAACTTCATCAACAATTATATTTGCAATTGCCACACCACCGTGACATTGGAACTCAACAACATCTTCTCCAGTAAAAGAAAATGGTGCTTTAAAATATAAAACTATTGCTTCATCAATAGTTTCATTATTTTCATCATAAATATATGAAAGTGTTGCAAGTCTTGGTTGAAAAGTATTTTTCTTAGAAATTTTTTTAGCTATTTCAAGAGCATTTACTCCTGAAATTCTAACTATTGAAATAGAACCTATTCCATTTGCTGTTGCAATTGCAACAATTGTAGCATCATCGAACAAGACTATATTTCTCTTGCTCTGTACTCATTTACAAGTACGTATTTGTCACCTCGGACATTTGTTTTTACTGCAACATATTTATCAGGGAATTCGTCTCTTAATCTTTTTAAAGCAATATGAACTAAAATACCATCAAGTGGTTTTGTTTTAAATGTGCCTTTTTCTTTGATTATTTCAATAATTGGTTCTAAATAAGCATGAATTGCTTCTTCTTGATTTTTCAAAAATTGTGCAACTTCTAATCTTAACATTAAACCATATTTCTCATTTATCCAATTAAATAAAATGTATGATAAAGCTTTATACCTATAACCTTCTTTACCAATTAATAAAGCTGAATCTTCACCTAAGAATTCTATATATAAAGTTTCATCATCATAAAACTCTACATTTATTTCTTCAATTTGATAACATGTATTATCAAATAAAAGATTTATTCCTTCTCTTACTTCTTGTAGAATTTTATCTCTATCTTTTTTAATTACAATTTTTGAAATTTCTGATTGTGAAGACTCTTCATTATAAAAATTATCAAATATTTTATCTTTTGCACCAGCTGTTGGAACTTTAGATAAAACTTCTTTCTTCCCATAATTATTGATTTTTTCTTCTTCAAATTTATTTGAATATTCAATTCTTTCAGAAACTTCTTCGATTCTTACATCTTTGTTTTTAAAAGTTTTTGTTTCTTGAACATACCTTTTACAATTATCTTTAAAACATACTTCAATAATTGCATTTTTCTTTCCAAAACCAAGAAAACCTTTACTTGGTTGTTGGATAACTTCAATCTCTAATTCTGTTATAGAACATTTAAATTCTGCTGTGGCTAATTCATAAACTTTTTCTAAACAATTTGCTTCAAACTTTTTCATGAGTTTTCCTATGCTTTTTCTGCTCTTTTTCTTTCAAATACTTTATTAATGTAGTATTGTTGACCAATTGTAAATAAATTATTTATAAACCAATATAACGTTAGACCTGCTGGGAACCATAAAAAGAAGAATGTGAAAACAACTGGTAAAAACTGGAATATTTTCTTTTGCATTTCATCTTGCATAGTATTAGGTGTAATTTTTTGTTGTAAATACATTGTTGCACCCATTAAAATAGGTAAAACAAAATAAGGATCCATTTCAGCTAAATCATGTACCCATAAAATCCAAGGTGCACCTTTTAATTCAATAGCATTTAATAAAACTCTATAGATAGCAAAAAATACTGGAATTTGTAAAATTAATGGTAAACATCCACCCATTGGATTTGCACCATGTTTTTTATAAAGTTCCATCATATGCATAGATTGTTTTTGTTTATCATCTTTATATCTAGCTTGAATTTCTTTCATTTTTGGAGCTAAATCTTTTAATTTTTGCATAGAAACCATACCTTTATATGATAAAGGATATAAAACTAATTTAATTAAAATTGTAAGAATAACAATTGTCCAACCCCAGTTACCAATATAACCTTGAATGAATTGTAATAATAAAAACATTGGTTTTGCTATAAACGTAAACCAACCATAATCAATAACATCTATTAACTCAGGATTTAAAGCTTCTAAATCTCTATGATTTTTTGGTCCAATATATCCTGAAAAAGAGATACTATTTCCACCATGTATAAAACCTTGTGGATTAGATGAAGAATCAGGCATAACTGTAACATTTAATGATTTTTCAAAATTATAAATTACTGTTGCATAATATCTATCAAAATTAGATATAAACTTAGCTCCAACTATATTTTCATTTTTATCTAAATCACCATCTTCTATCGTTTTTAAAGTATTATCATTTAACTTACTAATAAATCCATGAACAGCATACATATCAGCTAATACATTT belongs to Arcobacter defluvii and includes:
- a CDS encoding 5'-nucleotidase; its protein translation is MGYDLNKKLVIAISSRALFNLEDENKIFEEKGLDEYYKYQIENEDIQLKKGTGFRLVKNLLRINNDFPNDKQVEVIIMSRNNSATSLRITKSIEKYKLDIARSAWSGGSDISKYLKPFKVDLFLSANEQDVQDAINEGIAAARILPYENEEDEFSNQVKIAFDGDAVLFSEESEVIYKTQGLNAFLEYEKQNASNPMKTGPFAQLLRVISNIQAKYSEEQTPIRTALITARNSPAHERVIRTLSQWGVRLDEAFFLGGVDKYEVVKAFGADIFFDDQDVHLETTSKVTPSAKVPYKKESILNNI
- a CDS encoding SixA phosphatase family protein; the encoded protein is MKKLYIIRHTKKENEDLNQDDYDRELSEEGIEEAKKIAIKFAKKKPNIDLIVSSPAKRTRQTAEIFAEILNYNKSIMLNEVLYMAFVNELLETISYTYDTVDSMIIVGHNPSLTALAITLVGFKEKFEMGAIMEIEFDCNSWIDISKENAKLINYTLSN
- the mnmE gene encoding tRNA uridine-5-carboxymethylaminomethyl(34) synthesis GTPase MnmE — encoded protein: MFDDATIVAIATANGIGSISIVRISGVNALEIAKKISKKNTFQPRLATLSYIYDENNETIDEAIVLYFKAPFSFTGEDVVEFQCHGGVAIANIIVDEVLKYGARLANPGEFSKRAFFNNKIDLTKAEAISKIIEARSADAVKLLARQLKGELTNFVNEIREDLLFMLAYTEVSIDYAEEDLPSDIFDQIENKIQKIILKLSNTLEASRRREGMIEGFKVAIIGKPNVGKSSLLNKLLNYDRAIISDIAGTTRDTIEESVRIGTHIIKIVDTAGIRTASDIIEKIGIEKSIQTINEADIVIALFDNSKICDDEDKKILELINENLNKEIIKVLNKSDLENKFDKSNLMDFIELSTKEDINPLIKKVENFLDSNTHSDEMTLISKRQVTSVEDTLYNINLAKEPLVSGELEFFAHFITEALGNISSITRPYENDEMLDVMFGEFCLGK
- a CDS encoding Jag N-terminal domain-containing protein, whose product is MKKFEANCLEKVYELATAEFKCSITELEIEVIQQPSKGFLGFGKKNAIIEVCFKDNCKRYVQETKTFKNKDVRIEEVSERIEYSNKFEEEKINNYGKKEVLSKVPTAGAKDKIFDNFYNEESSQSEISKIVIKKDRDKILQEVREGINLLFDNTCYQIEEINVEFYDDETLYIEFLGEDSALLIGKEGYRYKALSYILFNWINEKYGLMLRLEVAQFLKNQEEAIHAYLEPIIEIIKEKGTFKTKPLDGILVHIALKRLRDEFPDKYVAVKTNVRGDKYVLVNEYRAREI
- the yidC gene encoding membrane protein insertase YidC; its protein translation is MNNMNQNNGMQKRMLIMTLVVFVFFIAYEFLVLKPQQEARAQKAKEELSQKQNAAPDVNTVATQTLSTDVNGNPVDMSKSADALSSKAIASSQIVSVIKTAKNVIEIDTLGRVAQVTLLEKKYKDENTNQIKLLESNQLRPLEVRFADANLNTEAFKVNVIASSSNVDATTQVQELILTQNLTNSILTKKFTIYPDGHYDLTVSTTNDKQFFISNGFRPNVLADMYAVHGFISKLNDNTLKTIEDGDLDKNENIVGAKFISNFDRYYATVIYNFEKSLNVTVMPDSSSNPQGFIHGGNSISFSGYIGPKNHRDLEALNPELIDVIDYGWFTFIAKPMFLLLQFIQGYIGNWGWTIVILTILIKLVLYPLSYKGMVSMQKLKDLAPKMKEIQARYKDDKQKQSMHMMELYKKHGANPMGGCLPLILQIPVFFAIYRVLLNAIELKGAPWILWVHDLAEMDPYFVLPILMGATMYLQQKITPNTMQDEMQKKIFQFLPVVFTFFFLWFPAGLTLYWFINNLFTIGQQYYINKVFERKRAEKA